The Arachis duranensis cultivar V14167 chromosome 2, aradu.V14167.gnm2.J7QH, whole genome shotgun sequence genome has a window encoding:
- the LOC107475503 gene encoding arginase 1, mitochondrial, which yields MGISLFHFCSATLAIHTIEILGKGEYFLYIKHYQVTYLFSAAAFRNEAEANYIIKAAPLLRFLFLIIFIGFSRCSFKLPSMSGIARKGIHYLQRLNASNVSTAMLEKGQNRVIEASLTLIRERAKLKGELVRALGGAIACPSLLGVPLGHNSSFLQGPAFAPPRIREAIWCGSTNSSTEEGKVLEDPRVLTDVGDVPVQEIRDCGVDDDRLMNVISESVKLVMEEAPLRPLVLGGDHSISYPVVRAVSEKLGGPVDILHLDAHPDIYHCFEGNKYSHASSFARIMEGGYARRLLQVGIRSITTEGREQGKKFGVEQYEMRTFSRDREYLESLKLGEGVKGVYVSIDVDCLDPAFAPGVSHIEPGGLSFRDVLNILHNLQGDIVAADVVEFNPQRDTVDGMTAMVAAKLVRELTAKIAK from the exons ATGGGCATTTCTCTTTTCCATTTTTGTTCTGCAACTTTGGCGATCCACACCATTGAAATTTTGGGAAAAGGGGAATACTTTTTGTATATTAAACATTATCAAGTGACGTATCTTTTCAGCGCCGCAGCATTCAGAAACGAAGCAGAagcaaattatattattaaagcGGCACCACTACttcgctttctctttctcatcaTCTTCATTGGGTTTTCTCGTTGTTCTTTCAAGCTTCCAAG CATGTCAGGTATAGCACGTAAAGGCATCCATTACTTGCAGAGACTAAATGCTTCAAATGTATCTACTGCCATGCTAGAGAAAGGTCAAAACCGTGTGATAGAAGCTTCCCTTACACTTATTCGCGAAAGAGCAAAGCTTAAG GGAGAACTCGTGCGTGCTCTAGGAGGGGCTATAGCATGTCCATCTCTTCTTGGAGTTCCTTTGGGACATAATTCATCATTCCTTCAAGGGCCTGCCTTTGCACCTCCTCGCATTAGGGAGGCCATTTGGTGTGGTAGCACAAACTCTTCAACCGAAGAAG GAAAGGTATTAGAGGATCCACGAGTGCTTACTGACGTTGGTGATGTCCCTGTCCAAGAAATTCGAGATTGTGGAGTAGATGATGACAGATTGATGAATGTCATCAGTGAatctgtcaagctagtgatggAGGAG GCTCCATTACGACCCTTAGTTTTAGGTGGTGATCACTCAATATCATATCCAGTTGTTCGAGCCGTCTCTGAAAAACTTGGAGGACCGGTTGATATTCTTCATCTTGATGCACATCCTGATATCTATCATTGCTTTGAAGGAAACAAGTATTCACATGCTTCTTCTTTTGCCCGAATCATGGAGGGTGGTTATGCCAGGCGACTCTTGCAg GTTGGTATAAGATCAATAACAACAGAAGGGCGCGAACAAGGCAAAAAATTCGGGGTTGAGCAATATGAAATGCGAACATTTTCAAGAGATCGTGAATATTTAGAAAGCctg AAACTTGGTGAAGGTGTGAAAGGTGTATATGTCTCAATAGATGTGGATTGTCTTGATCCTGCTTTTGCTCCTGGAGTGTCTCACATCGAACCGGGAGGTCTCTCTTTCCGCGATGTTCTCAACATCCTACACAACCTTCAAGGCGACATTGTTGCCGCAGACGTGGTTGAATTCAATCCGCAACGTGATACAGTTGACGGTATGACTGCCATGGTAGCCGCAAAGTTGGTGAGAGAACTGACTGCCAAGATTGCAAAATGA